The proteins below are encoded in one region of Polypterus senegalus isolate Bchr_013 chromosome 2, ASM1683550v1, whole genome shotgun sequence:
- the LOC120523979 gene encoding heat shock protein 105 kDa-like, with translation MSVVGFDIGIQNCYISIARAGGIEAITNEFSDRCTPSVVSFGAKNRTIGIAAKNQLITNAKNTISDFKMFLGRSFQDPVVQKEVGNIAYDLVPMQSGGVGIKVIYMNEEHIFSVEQIMAMLLTKLKETAESNLKKQVTDCVISVPLFFTDAERRSVMDAAQIVGLNCLRLMNDNTAVALAYGIYKQDLPGPEEKPKIVVFADMGHSAFQVCVCAFNKGKLKVLATAFDPYLGGRNFDEKLVDYFCADFLSKYKLDVRSNKRALVRLYQECEKLKKLMSSNSTDIPFNIECFMNDKDVSGKMNRSLFEELCGDLLERVKSPLSAVMEQSQLGPENISAVEIVGGATRIPSVKERISKFFKKDISTTLNADEAVSRGCALQCAILSPAFKVREFSVTDAAPFSISLKWSTEADEAEGNYEVFCKNHALPYSKLITFYRKNPFILEAFYTHPNLVPFAESKIGQFLVQNVAPQEDGQKSKIKVKVRINTHGIFSVSTASMIQKCKTEESDDTLIDEVEDDLQLNCLEVSKTDNKKLQGDSEVDIEPQVQNDNPENEQSPPSPEPTSQEIHNEVNHQKLNGEIKTDQPPDAKRPKIKVKTIQLPIEASLVWQLGRDLLNMYIESEGKMVMQDKLEKERNDAKNAVEEYVYDFRDKLAGSYSKFVNDEDRTKFSALLSQTEDWLYEEGQDQPKCVYVDKMAELQNLGTPIQNRYLEAEERPRVLEKLKNAIHHYIKTAEDFRNGDENYIHIDVTDMEKVENCYKETMEWMNNAINAQASVGIHDDPVVRVAEFSAKLKNLKSVCDPIVSKPKPRVEYPAEDKKEPEVKSDTIIQEAETITMENDSIEISPHENGTTNMDVE, from the exons ATGTCAGTTGTTGGATTTGATATTGGAATTCAGAACTGTTACATCTCTATTGCCAGAGCCGGAGGAATTGAAGCAATTACAAATGAATTTTCCGACAGGTGCACGCC GTCTGTGGTATCTTTCGGGGCTAAGAACCGAACTATTGGCATTGCTGCCAAAAACCAG ctgATTACCAATGCCAAGAATACTATTTCagatttcaaaatgttccttgGAAGATCTTTTCAGGATCCTGTTGTGCAGAAAGAAGTAGGCAATATAGCCTATGACTTGGTTCCAATGCAAAGTGGAGGAGTAGGAATAAAG GTTATTTATATGAATGAGGAACACATATTCAGTGTTGAACAGATCATGGCAATGCTTCTTACAAAACTAAAGGAGACAGCAGAAAGTAATTTAAAGAAACAAGTAACCGACTGTGTGATCTCT gtaCCTTTGTTTTTTACGGATGCTGAAAGAAGGTCAGTGATGGATGCAGCACAGATTGTCGGCCTGAATTGTCTCAGACTAATGAATGACAATACTGCTG ttgcCTTGGCCTATGGAATTTATAAGCAAGACCTGCCAGGACCAGAGGAAAAGCCCAAGATTGTTGTGTTTGCTGACATGGGACATTCAGCATTCCAAGTGTGTGTCTGTGCTTTCAACAAAGGCAAACTAAAG GTATTAGCTACTGCATTTGACCCATACCTAGGTGGGAGGAATTTTGATGAAAAACTAGTGGATTATTTCTGTGCTGATTTTTTGTCAAAATATAAACTGGATGTAAGATCTAATAAGAGAGCTCTTGTACGTCTTTACCAAGAATGCGAGAAGCTTAAAAAGCTAATGAGCAGCAATTCTACAGATATCCCTTTTAATATTGAATGCTTCATGAATGACAAGGATGTTTCTGGAAAAATGAACAG GTCGTTGTTTGAAGAATTATGTGGTGACCTTTTGGAAAGAGTTAAATCACCTCTCAGTGCTGTAATGGAACAATCTCAGCTTGGTCCGGAAAACATAAGTGCTGTAGAAATTGTAGGTGGAGCAACCCGCATCCCATCTGTTAAAGAAAGAATAAgcaaatttttcaaaaaagataTCAGCACTACACTTAATGCAGATGAAGCAGTGTCCAGGGGATGTGCTCTGCAG TGTGCAATACTTTCACCTGCATTTAAAGTGAGGGAGTTTTCTGTGACTGATGCAGCACCCTTCTCTATCTCTCTTAAATGGAGCACAGAAGCAGATGAAGCAGAAGG GAACTATGAAGTATTCTGCAAAAACCACGCATTGCCTTATTCAAAACTCAtaacattttatagaaaaaatccATTTATATTGGAAGCATTTTATACTCATCCAAACTTGGTGCCATTTGCAGAATCCAAAATAG GTCAGTTTCTAGTGCAGAATGTTGCTCCTCAGGAGGATGGTCAAAAgtctaaaataaaagttaaagtacGAATAAATACACATGGGATATTCAGTGTCTCAACTGCCTCGATGattcaaaaatgcaaaacagaagAAAGTGACGATACATTAATTGATGAAGTGGAAGATGATTTACAGTTAAACTGCCTTGAAGTTTCAAAAACTGAT AACAAGAAACTGCAAGGGGACAGTGAGGTTGACATAGAGCCCCAGGTACAGAATGATAATCCAGAGAATGAACAGTCGCCTCCTTCCCCTGAGCCTACTTCACAGGAAATTCATAACGAGGTTAATCATCAGAAA ctaaatggagaaatcaaAACAGATCAGCCCCCTGATGCTAAGAGACCCAAGATTAAGGTTAAGACCATTCAGTTACCAATTGAAGCAAGTCTTGTGTGGCAACTGGGAAGAGATCTTCTGAACATGTACATAGAGTCAGAG GGAAAAATGGTAATGCAGGATAagctggagaaagaaagaaatgatgcTAAAAATGCAGTGGAGGAATATGTGTACGATTTCAGAGACAAATTAGCTGGCTCTTATTCAAAGTTTGTAAATGATGAG GACCGAACTAAGTTTTCTGCACTTTTGAGTCAGACAGAGGATTGGTTATATGAAGAAGGACAAGACCAGCCTAAGTGTGTGTATGTTGACAAGATGGCAGAATTACAG AACTTGGGGACACCAATTCAGAACAGGTATTTGGAAGCAGAAGAAAGGCCCAGGGTGTTGGAAAAACTAAAGAATGCAATTCATCATTACATAAAAACTGCTGAAGACTTCAGAAATGGA GATGAAAACTATATTCACATCGACGTGACAGACATGGAGAAAGTTGAGAACTGCTACAAAGAGACGATGGAATGGATGAATAATGCCATTAATGCTCAAGCAAGTGTTGGAATTCATGATGATCCTGTGGTTCGGGTAGCTGAATTTAGTGCAAAACTCAAG